From the Candidatus Nomurabacteria bacterium genome, one window contains:
- a CDS encoding glycosyltransferase: MIVVAIGTERRLFTESSTRDRVLSIAKSFDEYHAVIFTLKKDVFAKQYINNTILYPTKSFFKILCIIDAVIISIKIIKNIPKDKFKDVVVTTQDPFECGLVGFIVSKITGCALNIQIHVDLFSPFFKNTFLQYIRIIIAYFVIRQADSIRCVSKRIMNSLREKKITTAAIDVVPVFIDVKKYEILNNVKIQKKDLFKQERFLILMASRLEIEKDISMALDVFSKLDLKYPQKIGLVIIGSGSQSLFLKEKVKRLKIESSVLFIPWINDLAPYYKIADLFWISSRFEGYGLTIIESLICGTPVLASDVGIASEVIIEGRSGWICSPKDSLCFFQKTDYLLDKFEIYQEAKEYLINNPHKYEYRDRLEYNKVLLMNIQKAISYNK, from the coding sequence ATGATTGTTGTAGCAATAGGCACAGAAAGAAGATTATTTACTGAGAGTTCTACCAGAGATCGTGTTTTAAGCATTGCAAAATCTTTTGATGAATACCATGCTGTTATATTTACTTTAAAAAAGGATGTTTTTGCCAAGCAGTATATTAATAATACTATACTTTACCCAACGAAATCCTTTTTTAAAATACTTTGTATTATTGATGCGGTTATTATAAGTATTAAAATAATTAAAAATATACCCAAAGATAAATTTAAAGATGTCGTTGTTACGACACAAGATCCTTTTGAGTGTGGCCTTGTAGGGTTTATTGTATCAAAGATCACAGGTTGTGCACTTAATATTCAGATTCATGTTGACTTATTTTCTCCATTTTTTAAAAATACTTTTTTACAGTACATAAGGATTATTATTGCATATTTTGTAATTAGACAGGCAGATTCTATAAGATGTGTTTCAAAGCGAATAATGAATAGTTTGAGAGAAAAAAAAATTACTACAGCCGCTATCGACGTTGTCCCTGTATTTATAGATGTAAAAAAATATGAAATTTTAAACAATGTAAAAATTCAAAAAAAAGATTTATTTAAACAAGAAAGATTTTTGATTCTTATGGCCTCGAGATTAGAAATAGAAAAAGATATTTCCATGGCACTAGATGTTTTTTCCAAGTTAGATTTAAAATACCCACAAAAGATTGGATTGGTTATAATTGGCTCAGGATCACAAAGTCTTTTTCTAAAAGAGAAGGTTAAAAGACTAAAGATTGAATCAAGTGTACTTTTTATACCATGGATTAATGACTTAGCTCCATATTATAAAATAGCTGATTTATTTTGGATAAGTTCAAGATTTGAGGGTTATGGTCTGACAATTATTGAATCATTGATTTGTGGTACTCCAGTTTTGGCCAGTGATGTAGGAATTGCATCAGAAGTTATAATTGAAGGAAGGAGTGGTTGGATTTGTTCGCCAAAAGACAGTCTTTGTTTTTTTCAAAAAACGGACTATTTATTAGATAAATTTGAAATATATCAGGAAGCAAAAGAATACCTGATTAACAATCCACATAAATATGAGTATAGGGATAGATTAGAGTATAATAAGGTCTTATTAATGAATATACAGAAAGCTATAAGTTATAATAAATAA
- a CDS encoding glycosyltransferase — MNKKILIFSLVYYPNFVGGAEVAVKEITDRIGKDEASFFMVTMRTDRKRVEQIGNITVHRVGPYLLGIPVVGKVFFQISKYLFPFQSYMKAKRLEKQICFQSMWAIMANYAGFGALFFKQKYPQIRFILTLQEGDPISYIKRRVALVYPLWKRIFTHADTIQAISTYLADFGKSMGFRDTPVVIPNAVDVSLFTRNYDLREITTLEEKLGINKSQKVIITTSRLVKKNGVGDIIESLKYLPENFIFLVLGNGPLENDLKLKADSLHLKARVIFLGYVPHSEMPKYLKISDVFVRPSLSEGLGNSFLEAMAISLPVVATSVGGIPDFLKDGETGYFCEVENPKSIAEAIMRFENNPEQKNRIIENAKSMVIEKYDWNLIAGEMKEVFK; from the coding sequence ATGAATAAAAAGATTCTAATATTCTCGCTTGTATACTACCCAAACTTTGTCGGGGGAGCAGAGGTCGCAGTGAAAGAGATCACAGATCGTATCGGCAAAGACGAAGCGAGCTTTTTCATGGTAACTATGCGCACTGACCGGAAGCGAGTTGAACAAATAGGCAATATTACAGTGCACAGAGTAGGGCCGTATCTACTGGGTATTCCTGTTGTCGGAAAGGTGTTTTTTCAGATTTCAAAATACCTATTTCCATTTCAGTCGTACATGAAAGCAAAGAGACTCGAGAAGCAGATATGTTTCCAAAGTATGTGGGCGATTATGGCCAACTATGCTGGGTTCGGAGCTTTGTTTTTCAAGCAAAAATACCCTCAAATACGCTTCATTTTGACACTTCAGGAAGGAGATCCCATTTCCTACATAAAGCGTCGTGTAGCGCTCGTATACCCACTCTGGAAGCGTATTTTTACCCATGCTGACACCATACAGGCTATATCTACATACCTAGCAGATTTCGGTAAAAGTATGGGATTTCGAGATACTCCGGTGGTCATTCCAAATGCAGTGGACGTATCTTTATTTACGAGAAATTATGATCTAAGAGAGATCACGACTTTAGAGGAAAAATTGGGTATAAATAAATCTCAAAAAGTGATTATTACAACGTCCCGTCTCGTAAAGAAAAACGGAGTGGGGGATATAATCGAGTCACTAAAATATTTGCCAGAGAATTTTATTTTTCTGGTGCTAGGCAACGGCCCACTCGAGAATGATTTAAAGCTAAAAGCTGACAGTTTACATCTAAAAGCTCGGGTTATTTTTCTCGGGTATGTACCACACAGTGAAATGCCAAAGTATTTGAAAATTTCAGATGTATTTGTGAGACCTTCACTTTCAGAAGGCTTGGGCAATTCGTTTCTAGAAGCTATGGCAATAAGTTTGCCAGTAGTTGCAACATCTGTCGGTGGGATACCAGACTTTTTGAAAGATGGAGAGACAGGATACTTTTGTGAAGTAGAAAACCCGAAAAGTATTGCAGAAGCAATAATGAGATTTGAAAATAATCCTGAACAAAAAAATCGCATTATAGAAAATGCGAAGTCGATGGTGATTGAGAAATATGATTGGAATCTGATAGCAGGGGAGATGAAAGAGGTATTTAAATAA
- a CDS encoding polysaccharide deacetylase family protein, with translation MYHSFELPNAFFNVPLEDFEWQLDYLKKNEYVFLTQSQMVQKIKNKESLRKVVVITCDDGHRDYLTTALVEFEKRNICSTLFWPKRVDSNEIKTSDGVICKLLVEDEIVLLSKNPLVEIGSHAMTHRELINLSVNELMNEVARKSENSFAYPRGKFSKREIDFVQKAGYSSAVTTINGFVDQQSDLFSLPRISIDSKTDKLAFKAKLSTFFGIYAKVRR, from the coding sequence ATGTACCACTCTTTTGAATTACCAAACGCGTTCTTTAATGTTCCTTTGGAAGATTTTGAGTGGCAGTTGGATTACTTAAAGAAAAATGAATACGTATTTTTGACACAATCCCAGATGGTACAAAAAATTAAAAATAAAGAATCATTACGGAAAGTAGTTGTCATAACGTGTGATGATGGCCATCGTGATTATTTAACTACGGCACTTGTAGAGTTTGAAAAGAGAAATATTTGTAGTACTTTATTTTGGCCAAAACGTGTTGATTCAAATGAAATTAAGACATCTGACGGGGTAATATGTAAATTACTGGTAGAAGATGAAATAGTGCTATTATCTAAGAATCCATTAGTTGAAATTGGTTCACATGCAATGACTCATCGAGAATTAATAAATCTTTCAGTAAATGAACTGATGAATGAAGTTGCACGTAAGAGTGAGAATTCTTTTGCATATCCACGTGGAAAGTTTAGTAAAAGAGAAATAGATTTTGTACAGAAAGCAGGATATAGTAGTGCGGTCACAACAATAAATGGGTTTGTGGATCAACAATCTGATCTATTTTCACTTCCTAGAATTTCGATTGATAGTAAAACTGACAAATTAGCATTTAAGGCTAAACTCTCAACATTTTTTGGAATATATGCTAAAGTTCGAAGATGA
- a CDS encoding glycosyltransferase, with protein sequence MKKNRLLILTQTVDRNDPILGFFHSWIIEFSKKYEFVTVICLKKGEFDFPLNVKVLTLGKESGVSKIKYIFNFFKYIIAERKNYEKVFVHMNEEYVLLGGVIWRFLCKEVFLWRNHKLGSWKTQVAGFMAQKVFYTSSGSYTSKFKNSIKMPVGIDENLFRPVGNIERKQHSFLYVGRISEIKNVDIIINAFTKLFSKNSTLDFTLNLVGPIDGDIDKKYTDALIETINKNNLTSKITFLDSVDHTKLPQIYSAHRFCINLTSSGSFDKTIWESAYCGCVPLVYNTSFLDELPEGIRKEIGIQSLEIEDVARMFEKCIVSCDVEQDTLVEIGKKHSLKLLMDNFSMYI encoded by the coding sequence ATGAAAAAAAATCGACTGCTCATACTGACTCAGACGGTGGATAGAAATGATCCAATATTGGGTTTTTTTCATTCGTGGATAATAGAGTTTTCAAAAAAATATGAATTTGTAACTGTTATATGTCTTAAAAAAGGTGAGTTTGATTTCCCGTTAAATGTTAAGGTTCTGACACTTGGAAAAGAGAGCGGTGTTTCTAAAATAAAATATATTTTTAATTTCTTTAAATACATTATCGCAGAAAGGAAAAATTACGAGAAAGTCTTTGTTCATATGAACGAAGAGTACGTACTTTTAGGAGGAGTGATTTGGAGATTTTTGTGTAAAGAAGTGTTTTTGTGGCGAAATCATAAACTGGGTTCGTGGAAGACACAAGTTGCGGGTTTTATGGCTCAAAAAGTTTTTTACACTTCCTCAGGATCGTATACTTCAAAATTTAAAAATTCAATCAAAATGCCTGTGGGGATAGACGAAAATCTGTTTCGGCCTGTAGGGAATATAGAAAGAAAGCAACATTCTTTTTTGTATGTAGGTCGAATTTCCGAAATTAAGAATGTAGATATAATAATTAATGCATTCACAAAGCTTTTTAGCAAGAATTCGACTTTAGATTTTACTCTAAATTTAGTTGGACCCATAGATGGCGATATCGATAAAAAGTATACAGATGCATTGATAGAAACAATCAATAAAAATAATCTCACAAGCAAGATTACATTTCTTGATTCAGTAGATCATACAAAATTACCTCAAATATATTCGGCACATAGATTTTGTATAAACCTGACTTCATCTGGTAGTTTTGATAAGACAATTTGGGAGTCTGCATATTGCGGATGCGTTCCACTTGTATACAATACAAGTTTTTTGGATGAACTACCTGAAGGCATAAGAAAAGAAATCGGAATACAGTCATTGGAAATTGAGGATGTAGCACGTATGTTTGAAAAGTGTATTGTTTCTTGTGATGTAGAGCAAGATACACTGGTTGAGATTGGCAAAAAGCATAGTCTGAAACTATTGATGGATAATTTTTCTATGTACATATGA
- a CDS encoding methyltransferase domain-containing protein — MESNSLQKIYSEHNINRRGKYFITMEQERGPFLRDVIEKGKDVLDIGCRDGALTKYFFEGNNVLGLDIDQEALDRAQALIPIKVRQVDLNGDWGLQAKTFDVVVAAEVLEHLYYPENITQKASFVLKDNGLFVGSVPFAYSFQSKIRFIFNIKKHTPLQDPTHINHFTYKEFRSILEKHFSDVEIIPIVSKKFWLLSWLFKYSFAHMFLFVARNPIRK; from the coding sequence ATGGAATCTAATTCACTTCAAAAGATTTACAGCGAACATAACATTAATCGTAGGGGAAAATATTTTATCACCATGGAACAAGAAAGAGGGCCATTTCTTCGTGATGTTATAGAAAAAGGTAAAGATGTTCTTGACATTGGGTGTCGTGATGGGGCTTTAACAAAATATTTTTTTGAAGGGAACAACGTGCTTGGCTTAGATATTGATCAAGAGGCATTAGATCGTGCTCAGGCACTTATTCCTATAAAAGTGCGACAGGTTGACCTGAATGGGGATTGGGGCTTACAAGCAAAGACATTTGACGTTGTTGTTGCAGCTGAAGTTTTAGAACATTTATACTATCCAGAAAATATAACCCAAAAAGCCTCCTTTGTTTTGAAAGATAACGGTTTATTTGTAGGTTCTGTTCCATTTGCTTATAGTTTTCAGTCAAAGATACGCTTCATATTCAATATTAAAAAGCATACACCATTACAAGACCCAACTCACATAAATCATTTTACCTATAAAGAGTTTAGGTCGATCTTGGAAAAACATTTTAGTGATGTAGAGATTATTCCAATTGTCTCAAAAAAGTTTTGGCTCCTTTCGTGGCTTTTTAAGTATTCATTTGCTCATATGTTTTTATTTGTTGCCAGAAACCCGATAAGAAAATAA
- a CDS encoding glycosyltransferase family 4 protein — protein sequence MKILILAYDWRGFSLHDSKEVLRRLNRDGFDPENNVIHFLQVGPVSGDKVISKNVTSKVIKFPFQHARPLSDFFLGIVAIIFIVKRKFIPDLVVAADAALLWWVNFFKKERFQVCIFINGLNRVWAKKTGSKARYWYVVLSELVVRRRIDHAMTISRDSFEYAKNYLKIKEESIHSFTPQTFEHIPEFSKLKSVEIKRQLGISDESMTLLTVSRLEKEKGIDLLIEAFSTQDTRAHLVIVGEGSMMKELKDRCKELNIHDRVHFVGAVNHDAVWSYYYFADLYIQPSRSEALGLSLLEAMLCGVLVGAFPVGGLRDSIGEQLNRGWFFDEHNFSQSLKEIVERIKNKDGNVGDVVARAKMYVHEKIKQAPKIQSFISI from the coding sequence ATGAAAATACTAATCCTTGCTTACGATTGGCGTGGCTTCTCACTCCATGACTCAAAAGAAGTCCTCAGGCGTCTTAACCGTGATGGGTTTGATCCTGAAAATAATGTCATCCATTTTTTACAAGTTGGTCCAGTTTCAGGTGATAAAGTTATTTCAAAAAATGTAACAAGTAAAGTCATAAAATTCCCATTCCAACACGCTCGTCCGCTCTCAGATTTTTTTCTAGGCATTGTTGCGATTATTTTTATTGTAAAAAGAAAATTTATTCCTGATCTTGTTGTTGCAGCAGATGCAGCACTCTTGTGGTGGGTCAACTTTTTTAAGAAAGAAAGATTTCAGGTGTGTATATTTATTAACGGACTAAATCGAGTGTGGGCAAAAAAAACTGGAAGCAAGGCGAGGTACTGGTACGTTGTGCTTTCTGAGCTTGTGGTAAGAAGAAGAATTGATCATGCTATGACAATTAGTCGTGATAGTTTTGAATATGCAAAAAATTATTTAAAAATAAAAGAAGAATCAATTCATTCTTTTACTCCCCAAACCTTTGAACATATCCCAGAATTTTCAAAGCTAAAATCAGTAGAAATAAAAAGACAACTTGGTATCAGTGATGAATCAATGACACTCTTAACTGTATCTCGCTTGGAAAAAGAAAAAGGTATTGATTTACTCATCGAAGCTTTTTCAACTCAAGACACTCGTGCGCATTTGGTCATTGTTGGTGAAGGTTCCATGATGAAAGAATTAAAAGATAGGTGTAAAGAACTAAATATTCATGATAGGGTTCACTTTGTCGGAGCAGTTAATCATGATGCTGTGTGGTCGTATTATTATTTTGCTGATTTATATATCCAACCATCACGTTCTGAGGCACTAGGTCTTTCATTACTTGAAGCCATGCTGTGCGGAGTCTTGGTGGGAGCTTTTCCTGTGGGGGGATTACGTGATAGTATTGGAGAGCAATTAAATCGTGGTTGGTTTTTTGATGAGCACAACTTCTCGCAATCACTCAAGGAAATTGTGGAGAGGATAAAGAACAAGGACGGTAATGTAGGTGACGTGGTGGCACGTGCCAAAATGTACGTTCACGAAAAGATTAAGCAAGCACCTAAAATACAGTCTTTTATATCAATATGA
- a CDS encoding alpha/beta hydrolase — MKKITILTLLSLITSMFLFTNAQAAFVPYELETISDVYFGTVDSTDLYLDVIRPIGTAYETPAIIWVHGGGWSAGTRYQEPGSEAYTLASYGYAIVPVDYRLTPTGTLPEQIHDVRGAIRFIRAHAEEYNIDADHIAVLGSSVGGAIAYMTTLTNDDPFYFGEVGGNLDESNEVQAGINFFGSLSVESIGELKPSHRTKLADALDCADVLTLDCAEELEIIDVNLLANAGDAPLYTFHGNADLSVPYTQSVEMSADITALGGISFLKIIPGYDHEISMMNTQIPTLKRFFKKYLGV; from the coding sequence ATGAAAAAAATCACAATACTCACATTACTTTCTTTAATTACAAGCATGTTCCTATTTACAAACGCACAGGCAGCGTTTGTTCCCTACGAATTAGAGACAATCTCTGACGTATATTTTGGCACAGTCGATAGTACAGATCTCTACCTCGATGTAATCCGACCTATCGGTACCGCGTACGAAACTCCCGCTATCATATGGGTACACGGAGGAGGATGGTCTGCTGGTACACGCTACCAAGAACCAGGTAGTGAGGCTTACACACTCGCAAGTTATGGCTACGCTATCGTCCCTGTAGACTACCGACTCACACCAACAGGCACCCTACCTGAACAAATCCATGACGTTCGAGGAGCAATCCGCTTTATCCGAGCACATGCAGAAGAATACAATATCGATGCAGATCATATTGCAGTACTCGGTTCGTCTGTCGGTGGAGCTATCGCTTACATGACAACACTTACAAATGATGATCCATTTTACTTTGGAGAAGTAGGAGGAAACCTAGACGAGAGCAACGAAGTCCAAGCTGGAATAAACTTCTTCGGATCACTGTCAGTTGAAAGTATCGGAGAACTCAAACCTTCTCACAGAACAAAACTAGCAGACGCACTCGACTGTGCCGATGTACTCACACTCGACTGTGCAGAAGAACTCGAGATCATCGACGTGAACTTACTCGCAAATGCAGGAGATGCTCCACTATATACCTTCCATGGCAATGCTGACCTAAGTGTCCCCTACACACAGAGTGTCGAAATGTCAGCCGACATCACCGCACTCGGAGGAATATCTTTTCTCAAGATAATCCCAGGATACGATCATGAAATATCGATGATGAACACACAGATCCCTACCCTAAAAAGATTCTTCAAGAAATATTTGGGGGTGTAA
- a CDS encoding class I SAM-dependent methyltransferase — MMLIGDYLRETISGKTLYRILFQQEVFKASRYIKGRVLDIGSGGNLTYAKYLPKEIVHIRTDYVQKEGVSQVLNFNERFPYEDSSVDTVLLFHNLYIAEKTNHVLVECRRVLKDGGCVLISNPFGVNCMPEPRDFGRLTKEGFEKALEESNLKIELLEQIGDRFSVCAYALNAFFLIWPVKLIFNSLALLLDTLIPSGMKRKQPFPLGYFIVAKK; from the coding sequence ATGATGCTTATAGGTGACTATTTAAGAGAGACAATCTCCGGAAAGACTCTGTACAGGATACTATTTCAACAAGAAGTTTTTAAGGCTTCTCGATATATAAAAGGGCGAGTACTTGATATTGGTTCAGGCGGTAATCTCACATATGCCAAATATTTACCAAAAGAGATTGTACACATAAGAACTGACTATGTTCAAAAAGAAGGAGTGTCGCAGGTTCTTAATTTTAATGAAAGATTTCCGTATGAGGATTCAAGTGTCGATACTGTTCTTTTATTTCATAATCTTTATATTGCAGAAAAAACTAATCATGTCTTAGTAGAATGTAGACGTGTACTTAAAGATGGTGGTTGTGTGCTGATTTCAAATCCATTTGGAGTCAATTGTATGCCCGAGCCTCGGGATTTCGGCAGACTTACTAAAGAAGGGTTTGAAAAAGCACTAGAAGAGTCTAATTTAAAAATTGAGTTACTTGAACAAATTGGTGATAGATTTAGTGTGTGTGCATATGCGCTCAATGCATTTTTCTTAATATGGCCTGTTAAACTTATTTTTAATTCACTCGCGCTTTTACTTGATACACTAATTCCATCTGGGATGAAAAGAAAACAACCATTTCCACTTGGGTACTTTATTGTCGCAAAGAAATAA
- a CDS encoding glycosyltransferase family 4 protein: MRILYLITKAERGGAQSVLHELLLSHKEKGDQVLLVTGGEGYLVDEATKYGFEVYVSSKLGNTFNPFSILQTYLDLRVVAKEFNPEIISVHSSFAGFIGRLALGRKYPTIFTAHGIAFTKGAPLWRKPIAIVAEFIASRFCKKIIAVSENDRKNIKKFLLLRDEKVVTVYNGVTIVDNISTEKTNSIVFVGRLVPPKQPEVLIRALHILKNKGVELPKLSIIGDGAQRPDLEILIKKLDLSAHVHMMGECDGSLVRKTLRESSVFVLPTLWEGFPMTILEAMAEGCAVLASDVGGISEAVSSDVGVLIPRDSSSEIWAEVLEKIFSDKPALQKMGELGHERVKSNFSKEQMIQKTFEVYER, encoded by the coding sequence ATGCGTATTTTATATCTAATCACAAAAGCAGAACGTGGTGGAGCGCAGAGTGTACTCCACGAACTTTTGCTGAGTCATAAAGAAAAAGGAGATCAGGTCTTGCTCGTAACTGGAGGTGAGGGGTATTTGGTAGACGAAGCTACCAAATACGGCTTTGAAGTGTATGTATCTTCAAAACTTGGTAATACATTCAATCCTTTTTCTATTTTGCAAACATACCTAGACTTGAGAGTGGTCGCAAAAGAATTTAATCCTGAAATAATTTCAGTTCATAGTTCTTTTGCAGGGTTTATCGGCAGACTTGCTCTGGGTAGAAAATACCCAACAATTTTCACTGCTCACGGTATAGCGTTTACAAAAGGCGCTCCGCTCTGGAGAAAGCCAATTGCGATTGTTGCAGAATTTATCGCATCTAGATTTTGTAAAAAAATTATTGCTGTTTCGGAAAACGATAGAAAGAATATAAAAAAATTCTTGTTACTTCGAGATGAGAAAGTGGTTACTGTATATAACGGCGTAACTATAGTGGACAACATATCTACAGAGAAAACAAATTCAATAGTTTTTGTTGGTAGACTTGTTCCTCCAAAACAACCAGAAGTTTTGATTCGCGCACTTCATATTTTAAAAAACAAAGGTGTGGAATTACCGAAACTGTCTATTATAGGCGATGGGGCACAAAGACCTGATTTAGAGATATTAATTAAAAAGTTGGACTTGAGCGCACATGTACATATGATGGGCGAGTGCGATGGGAGTCTTGTACGAAAAACTTTACGAGAAAGTTCTGTATTTGTCTTACCTACACTATGGGAAGGTTTCCCAATGACAATACTCGAAGCGATGGCCGAGGGGTGCGCAGTGCTTGCAAGTGATGTTGGAGGAATATCTGAAGCAGTGTCGAGTGATGTCGGAGTGTTGATTCCTAGAGATTCTAGTTCTGAAATATGGGCAGAGGTCCTAGAAAAAATATTCTCAGATAAACCTGCTTTACAAAAAATGGGCGAGCTGGGGCACGAGAGGGTAAAAAGTAATTTTTCAAAAGAACAAATGATTCAAAAAACTTTTGAGGTGTATGAAAGATAA
- a CDS encoding glycosyltransferase family 4 protein, giving the protein MNRKSILIATGIYPPEIGGPAQYAFNLNEGFRSRGHRVKVSSFTWERNMPSLIRHICFFIKILPKVLWADRVILLDAVSVGFPTAIACFVFNKKFFIRIGGDFLWEYHIEHTGQNITLESFYDKNDFSVKENIIKGLTKYTLKKSTKVVVNSMWFGNFLLKNYKIPDFKIVLIENYFSGVNDCGISQNKKIILSSRKIKLKNNAMFTQAVAEVSKEGVGVEIFDKISTHQDIQEQIKTSYAVAAPSFSEVNPNIVLEGISFGKPFILTRHTGLNIRFMNMGILIEPFNLDSIKDGITKICDPKIYSSLRENILNCRYINTWEDIITDFERIIL; this is encoded by the coding sequence ATGAACAGAAAATCCATTCTTATCGCAACAGGAATTTATCCTCCAGAAATCGGAGGGCCTGCTCAGTATGCCTTTAATTTAAATGAAGGTTTTCGCTCAAGAGGGCACCGTGTGAAAGTTTCTAGTTTTACCTGGGAAAGAAATATGCCTTCTTTAATTAGACATATATGTTTTTTTATAAAAATTTTACCTAAAGTTTTATGGGCAGATAGGGTAATTTTATTAGATGCGGTTAGTGTTGGATTCCCTACTGCGATTGCTTGCTTTGTGTTTAATAAAAAATTCTTTATTAGAATAGGTGGTGACTTTCTTTGGGAATATCATATTGAACATACAGGTCAAAATATAACCCTTGAGTCTTTTTATGATAAAAATGATTTTTCTGTGAAAGAAAATATTATAAAGGGTTTGACAAAATACACTCTAAAAAAATCAACTAAAGTAGTTGTTAATTCTATGTGGTTTGGTAATTTTTTATTAAAAAATTACAAGATTCCTGATTTTAAGATTGTTCTTATTGAAAATTATTTTAGTGGAGTTAATGATTGTGGTATTAGTCAAAACAAAAAGATTATACTTTCTTCTCGCAAAATAAAGTTAAAAAATAATGCAATGTTTACACAAGCTGTGGCTGAAGTTTCTAAAGAAGGTGTTGGAGTAGAAATCTTTGATAAGATCTCTACTCACCAAGATATACAAGAACAAATTAAAACATCTTACGCTGTTGCGGCTCCTTCTTTTTCGGAGGTAAATCCCAATATAGTGCTTGAGGGTATTTCTTTTGGTAAACCATTCATTTTGACTAGACATACAGGATTAAATATTCGGTTTATGAATATGGGTATTTTAATTGAACCTTTTAACTTAGATTCTATAAAAGATGGTATAACAAAAATATGTGACCCGAAAATTTACTCCTCTTTAAGGGAAAATATTTTAAATTGTAGATACATTAATACCTGGGAAGATATTATTACTGACTTTGAAAGAATAATTTTATGA
- a CDS encoding class I SAM-dependent methyltransferase: MSKISARDINTITIMSSPDKNIQIFGIHNYDEYWKNRKNKNRTYKTDIHRILVELVVKHTPQKSKILDLGVGPGHLFKELQELKFDMYGVEISEEAFGLYNFPSDQITKHDLQKGIPTITAKPFKTIIASHIIHHMREPISFIHQARENLDTGGIFIVATQNISFILYRLKYLFFGEFPKVSFGHINFISPYEYREILKKSGFEIIDIRTTGSHTFLNKIFPFWFSGTLFFVCRKT, encoded by the coding sequence TTGTCAAAAATATCTGCTCGTGATATAAATACAATCACAATCATGTCTTCACCTGATAAAAACATTCAAATATTTGGTATCCACAACTACGACGAATATTGGAAAAACAGAAAGAATAAAAATCGAACCTACAAGACGGATATACACCGCATTCTTGTTGAGCTTGTTGTAAAACATACACCTCAAAAATCAAAAATTTTAGATTTAGGTGTCGGACCAGGACATCTTTTCAAAGAGCTCCAAGAATTGAAATTTGATATGTATGGAGTTGAAATTTCTGAGGAAGCCTTTGGTCTGTATAATTTTCCTTCAGATCAAATAACAAAACATGATCTCCAAAAAGGCATCCCTACTATTACTGCCAAGCCATTTAAAACAATCATTGCGAGCCATATCATTCATCACATGCGTGAGCCAATCTCTTTTATTCATCAAGCACGTGAAAACTTAGACACGGGTGGTATTTTTATTGTCGCAACTCAGAATATTTCATTTATATTGTACCGATTAAAGTATTTATTTTTTGGTGAATTTCCAAAGGTAAGTTTTGGACATATAAATTTCATTAGTCCATATGAATATCGAGAAATTCTTAAAAAGTCAGGTTTTGAAATTATTGACATACGCACAACTGGTAGTCATACATTTTTAAACAAAATTTTTCCGTTCTGGTTTTCTGGTACTTTATTCTTTGTGTGCAGAAAAACCTAG